One window of the Streptomyces asoensis genome contains the following:
- a CDS encoding sugar ABC transporter substrate-binding protein: protein MRRVVIGATAVSMALSIAACGKAGDDKDSDSGSSSSGNKSIGLLLPDSVTARYEKFDKPYFDAKVKALCSDCKLEYANAAADSAKQAQQVSSMVTKGVKVIVISAQDSAAIKSSIQSAVDKGVKVVAYDRLAQGPVSAYVSFDNVKVGELQGQALLDSLGAKATPKAKVVMINGDDADPNAGQFKEGAHKALDGKVDIAYEQSGLWKDTVAAQKMSAAITQLGAKNIAGVYAANDGMAGGIANTLKGAKISGIPLTGQDAELAGIQRIVAGTQSSTVYKAFKPEAEAAAQLAVDLLEGKDIKALATETLTSGSGDKVPSQLLTPVSVTKANIKDTVIKDGLYTVADICTAEYAAACKTAGLQ from the coding sequence ATGCGTAGAGTCGTGATCGGCGCCACCGCCGTGTCCATGGCGCTTTCGATTGCCGCGTGCGGCAAGGCGGGCGACGACAAGGACAGCGACTCCGGTAGCAGCAGCTCGGGCAACAAGTCCATCGGCCTGCTGCTCCCCGACAGCGTCACCGCGCGGTACGAGAAGTTCGACAAGCCGTACTTCGACGCCAAGGTCAAGGCGCTCTGCTCCGACTGCAAGCTCGAGTACGCGAACGCCGCGGCCGACTCGGCCAAGCAGGCCCAGCAGGTCAGCAGCATGGTGACCAAGGGTGTCAAGGTCATCGTGATCTCCGCCCAGGACTCCGCCGCGATCAAGTCCTCGATCCAGTCCGCGGTGGACAAGGGCGTCAAGGTCGTCGCGTACGACCGCCTCGCCCAGGGCCCCGTCTCGGCCTACGTCTCCTTCGACAACGTCAAGGTCGGCGAGCTCCAGGGTCAGGCCCTGCTCGACTCCCTCGGCGCCAAGGCGACTCCCAAGGCGAAGGTCGTCATGATCAACGGTGACGACGCCGACCCGAACGCCGGCCAGTTCAAGGAAGGCGCGCACAAGGCCCTCGACGGCAAGGTCGACATCGCCTACGAGCAGTCCGGCCTCTGGAAGGACACGGTCGCCGCGCAGAAGATGTCCGCGGCCATCACCCAGCTCGGTGCCAAGAACATCGCGGGCGTCTACGCCGCCAACGACGGCATGGCCGGTGGCATCGCCAACACCCTCAAGGGTGCGAAGATCAGCGGCATCCCGCTGACCGGCCAGGACGCCGAGCTCGCGGGTATCCAGCGCATCGTCGCCGGCACCCAGTCCTCCACCGTCTACAAGGCCTTCAAGCCCGAGGCCGAGGCTGCCGCCCAGCTCGCGGTCGACCTGCTCGAGGGCAAGGACATCAAGGCCCTGGCCACCGAGACGCTGACCAGCGGCTCCGGCGACAAGGTCCCCTCGCAGCTGCTGACCCCGGTGTCGGTCACCAAGGCCAACATCAAGGACACGGTGATCAAGGACGGTCTGTACACCGTCGCGGACATCTGCACCGCCGAGTACGCCGCCGCCTGCAAGACCGCCGGTCTCCAGTAG
- a CDS encoding ATP-binding cassette domain-containing protein has product MVHVSATPVLALRGVSKRFGAVQALTDVELEVHAGEVVALVGDNGAGKSTLVKTIAGVHPIDEGVIEWEGSPVSINRPHDAQGLGVATVYQDLALCDNLDVVGNLYLGRELLHRGVIDEVTMEKNARELLSTLSIRIPSVRIPIASLSGGQRQVVAIARALIGDPKVVILDEPTAALGVEQTAQVLDLVERLRERNLGVILISHNMADVKAVADTVAVLRLGKNNGSFPVKDTSHEEIIAAITGATDNAVTRRAGRRTAEAAK; this is encoded by the coding sequence ATGGTTCACGTGTCCGCTACGCCCGTGCTGGCGTTGCGCGGAGTCTCCAAGCGATTCGGTGCGGTGCAGGCACTCACCGACGTCGAGCTGGAGGTCCACGCCGGAGAAGTGGTCGCCCTGGTGGGCGACAACGGCGCAGGAAAGTCCACCCTGGTCAAGACGATCGCGGGTGTCCACCCCATCGATGAGGGCGTCATCGAGTGGGAGGGAAGCCCGGTCAGCATCAACCGGCCGCACGACGCCCAGGGACTCGGCGTCGCGACCGTCTACCAGGACCTCGCCCTGTGCGACAACCTCGACGTGGTCGGCAATCTCTACCTCGGACGCGAGTTGCTGCACCGAGGCGTCATCGACGAGGTGACGATGGAGAAGAACGCGCGGGAGCTGCTGTCCACGCTCTCCATCCGCATCCCGAGCGTGCGCATCCCGATCGCCAGTCTCTCCGGCGGTCAGCGCCAGGTCGTCGCCATCGCGCGCGCCCTGATCGGTGACCCGAAGGTCGTCATCCTCGACGAGCCCACCGCCGCCCTCGGCGTCGAGCAGACCGCGCAGGTCCTCGACCTGGTCGAGCGGCTGCGCGAGCGCAACCTCGGCGTCATCCTCATCAGCCACAACATGGCCGACGTCAAGGCGGTCGCGGACACCGTCGCCGTCCTGCGTCTGGGCAAGAACAACGGCTCCTTCCCCGTGAAGGACACCAGCCACGAAGAGATCATCGCCGCGATCACCGGGGCCACGGACAACGCCGTGACCCGTCGTGCGGGGCGTCGCACCGCGGAGGCGGCAAAGTGA
- a CDS encoding sugar ABC transporter permease gives MSDTSKTVKSDSSEPGKVEKTGGVIEDQTTVAPADDPTAAPVSVVDPRLLVREEGFKGYITEFKRKVKGGELGQIPVVIGLIVIWTIFQAKNDLFLSADNLSNISYFMSATGMLAIGLVFVLLLGEIDLSVGSVSGLASTLFAVFVVDHTMNPWLSLVLTILTGVGIGALHGWFFAKIGVPAFVVTLAGFLGWNGLMLWLLGSSGTINIPSDSGPVHLLGQNSFFMDQAIIGAYLLAGLAVVLTAVGNFGEQRRRRAAGVPFRPTTEILLRVGALAVASFLAASVLNNASGVSNALVIFLAALVIVDFVLRRTTYGRKVFAVGGGIEAARRAGINVPMVRITVFAISGGFAAVGGMFFAGQTASATLNAGGGNTLMLAIAAAVIGGTSLFGGRGTVWSALLGMLVIQSIQTGLDLLNMNTSIQYMITGGVLLGAVVIDSISRKSQKAAGRG, from the coding sequence GTGAGCGACACGTCCAAGACCGTGAAGAGCGACTCCTCGGAGCCCGGGAAGGTCGAGAAGACCGGGGGCGTCATCGAGGACCAGACCACCGTCGCCCCCGCCGACGACCCGACGGCCGCGCCGGTATCCGTCGTCGACCCGCGCCTGCTGGTGCGGGAAGAGGGCTTCAAGGGCTACATCACCGAGTTCAAGCGCAAGGTCAAGGGGGGCGAACTCGGTCAGATCCCGGTCGTCATCGGCCTGATCGTCATCTGGACGATCTTCCAGGCGAAGAACGACCTGTTCCTGAGCGCCGACAACCTCTCGAACATCAGCTACTTCATGTCGGCCACCGGCATGCTGGCCATCGGCCTGGTGTTCGTCCTGCTGCTCGGTGAGATCGACCTGTCGGTCGGTTCCGTCAGCGGTCTGGCGTCCACCCTGTTCGCCGTGTTCGTGGTGGACCACACCATGAACCCGTGGCTGTCGCTGGTCCTGACGATCCTCACCGGTGTCGGCATCGGCGCGCTGCACGGCTGGTTCTTCGCGAAGATCGGCGTACCGGCCTTCGTGGTCACCCTGGCCGGCTTCCTCGGCTGGAACGGTCTGATGCTGTGGCTGCTGGGCTCCAGCGGCACGATCAACATCCCGTCGGACTCCGGCCCGGTGCACCTGCTCGGCCAGAACTCCTTCTTCATGGACCAGGCCATCATCGGCGCCTACCTGCTGGCCGGTCTCGCGGTCGTGCTGACCGCCGTCGGCAACTTCGGTGAGCAGCGTCGCCGCCGGGCCGCCGGTGTGCCGTTCCGGCCGACCACGGAGATCCTGCTGCGCGTCGGTGCGCTGGCCGTCGCGTCCTTCCTGGCGGCGAGCGTGCTGAACAACGCCTCCGGTGTCTCCAACGCGCTGGTGATCTTCCTGGCGGCGCTGGTGATCGTCGACTTCGTGCTCCGTCGCACCACGTACGGCCGTAAGGTCTTCGCGGTCGGTGGCGGCATCGAGGCGGCCCGTCGTGCCGGTATCAACGTGCCGATGGTCCGCATCACCGTGTTCGCCATCTCCGGTGGCTTCGCGGCGGTCGGCGGCATGTTCTTCGCGGGCCAGACGGCGTCCGCGACGCTGAACGCCGGTGGCGGCAACACCCTGATGCTCGCCATCGCGGCGGCCGTCATCGGTGGTACGAGCCTCTTCGGCGGCCGCGGCACTGTGTGGTCCGCGCTCCTGGGCATGCTGGTCATCCAGTCCATCCAGACCGGCCTCGACCTGCTGAACATGAACACCTCGATCCAGTACATGATCACCGGTGGTGTTCTGCTGGGCGCGGTCGTCATCGACTCCATCTCCCGCAAGAGCCAGAAGGCCGCCGGTCGAGGCTGA
- the dxs gene encoding 1-deoxy-D-xylulose-5-phosphate synthase, which translates to MPLLTRIRGPRDLDRLSLEELDQLAEEIRSFLVDAVSKTGGHLGPNLGVVELTIALHRVFESPKDKVLWDTGHQSYVHKLLTGRQDFSRLKMKGGLSGYPSQAESEHDVIENSHASTVLGWADGLAKANQILDRDDHVVAVIGDGALTGGMAWEALNNIADGDRPLVIVVNDNERSYAPTIGGLANHLATLRTTDGYERFLARTKEVLERTPVVGRPLYETLHGAKKGLKDFIAPQGMFEDLGLKYVGPIDGHDIEALESALARAKRFGGPVIVHCLTEKGRGYQPALQDEADRFHAVGKIHPDTGLPIATSGADWTSVFGQEMVELGKERDDIVAITAAMLQPVGLDKFAKAFPDRVYDVGIAEQHAAVSAAGLAAGGVHPVFAVYATFLNRAFDQVLMDVALHKCGVTFVLDRAGVTGTDGASHNGMWDMSILQVVPGLRLAAPRDADQVRAQLREAVEVEDAPTVVRFSKGAVGPAVPAVGRVGGMDVLRESGTDTPDVLLVSVGALAPMCLEIATLLDRQGITTTVVDPRWVKPVDEAMAPLAERHRVVVTVEDNSRVGGVGSAIAQALRDAGVDVPLRDFGIPPRFLDHASRAEVMAEIGLTAPDIARQVTGLVSKLDGKYGSTAAEVDSVESARD; encoded by the coding sequence GTGCCGCTGCTGACCCGCATCAGGGGACCGCGCGATCTGGACCGGCTCAGCCTGGAAGAGCTGGACCAGCTGGCAGAGGAGATCCGGAGCTTCCTCGTCGACGCCGTCTCCAAGACCGGTGGCCACCTCGGCCCCAACCTCGGCGTGGTCGAGCTCACCATCGCTCTGCACCGGGTCTTCGAGTCGCCGAAGGACAAGGTGCTCTGGGACACGGGCCATCAGTCCTATGTGCACAAACTGCTCACGGGCCGGCAGGACTTCTCCCGGCTGAAGATGAAGGGCGGCCTGTCCGGCTACCCCTCGCAGGCCGAGTCCGAGCACGACGTCATCGAGAACAGCCACGCCTCCACGGTGCTCGGCTGGGCCGACGGCCTCGCGAAGGCCAACCAGATCCTCGACCGCGACGACCACGTGGTCGCCGTCATCGGTGACGGCGCGCTCACCGGCGGCATGGCCTGGGAGGCGCTGAACAACATCGCCGACGGGGACCGCCCGCTGGTCATCGTCGTCAACGACAACGAGCGCTCGTACGCGCCGACCATCGGAGGCCTGGCCAACCACCTCGCCACCCTGCGGACGACGGACGGCTACGAGCGCTTCCTCGCCCGCACCAAGGAGGTGCTGGAGCGCACCCCCGTCGTCGGCAGACCCCTCTACGAGACCCTGCACGGCGCCAAGAAGGGCCTGAAGGACTTCATCGCCCCCCAGGGCATGTTCGAGGACCTCGGCCTGAAGTACGTCGGCCCGATCGACGGCCACGACATCGAGGCCCTGGAGTCCGCGCTGGCCCGCGCCAAGCGCTTCGGCGGCCCGGTCATCGTGCACTGCCTCACCGAGAAGGGCCGCGGCTACCAGCCCGCCCTCCAGGACGAGGCCGACCGCTTCCACGCCGTCGGCAAGATCCACCCCGACACCGGGCTGCCGATCGCCACCTCCGGCGCCGACTGGACCTCCGTGTTCGGCCAGGAGATGGTCGAGCTCGGCAAGGAGCGCGACGACATCGTCGCCATCACGGCGGCCATGCTCCAGCCCGTCGGCCTCGACAAGTTCGCCAAGGCCTTCCCGGACCGGGTCTACGACGTCGGCATCGCCGAGCAGCACGCCGCCGTCTCCGCCGCGGGCCTGGCGGCGGGCGGGGTGCATCCGGTGTTCGCGGTGTACGCCACATTCCTCAATCGTGCCTTCGACCAGGTCCTGATGGATGTCGCCCTCCACAAGTGCGGTGTGACTTTCGTACTGGACCGGGCCGGCGTCACCGGCACCGACGGCGCCTCCCACAACGGCATGTGGGACATGTCGATCCTCCAGGTCGTCCCGGGCCTCCGACTCGCCGCCCCGCGCGACGCCGACCAGGTCCGCGCCCAGCTGCGCGAGGCCGTCGAGGTCGAGGACGCGCCGACCGTCGTCCGCTTCTCCAAGGGCGCCGTGGGCCCCGCCGTACCCGCCGTGGGACGCGTCGGCGGCATGGACGTGCTGCGCGAGAGCGGCACCGACACCCCGGACGTGCTGCTGGTCTCCGTCGGCGCCCTCGCCCCGATGTGCCTGGAGATCGCGACCCTCCTCGACCGGCAGGGCATCACCACCACGGTCGTCGACCCGCGCTGGGTCAAGCCCGTCGACGAGGCCATGGCCCCGCTCGCCGAGCGGCACCGCGTGGTCGTGACCGTCGAGGACAACTCCCGCGTCGGAGGCGTCGGCTCGGCCATCGCCCAGGCGCTGCGCGATGCGGGCGTAGACGTCCCGCTGCGCGACTTCGGCATCCCGCCCCGCTTCCTCGACCACGCCTCCCGCGCCGAGGTCATGGCCGAGATCGGGCTCACCGCCCCCGACATCGCCCGCCAGGTCACCGGCCTGGTCTCCAAGCTCGACGGCAAGTACGGCAGCACGGCCGCCGAGGTCGACTCCGTGGAGTCCGCGCGCGACTGA
- a CDS encoding amino acid permease → MSSTLFRTKKVEQSILDTEEPEHALKKSLSALDLTVFGVGVIIGTGIFVLTGTVAKNNAGPAVALAFVAAGVACALAALCYAEFASTVPVAGSAYTFSYASLGELPAWIIGWDLVLEFALGTAVVAVGWSGYIASLLDNAGWHLPAALSGREGADGFGFDILAAALVLVLTVILVVGTKLSARVTTVVVAIKVTVVLTVIIAGAFFISGDNYDPFIPKAQTVDAGGGLDAPLIQLMFGWAPSNFGVMGIFTAASVVFFAFIGFDVVATAAEETKNPQRDMPRGIIGSLIICTVLYVAVSIVVTGMQHYTKLSVSAPLADAFKATGHPWFAGFISFGAAVGLTTVCMILLLGQTRVFFAMSRDGLLPRFFSHVHPRFKTPHRPTILLGVLIAILAGFTSLSELAELVNIGTLFAFVVVAIGVIILRRSRPDLPRSFRTPWVPFLPILSVCASLWLMLNLPAETWLRFGIWMVVGFVVYFLYGRSHSLLGRREATSADGALKPGRDDTV, encoded by the coding sequence GTGAGCAGCACCCTCTTCCGGACGAAGAAGGTCGAGCAGTCCATCCTCGATACCGAGGAACCCGAGCACGCGCTCAAGAAATCCTTGTCCGCGCTGGATCTCACCGTCTTCGGCGTCGGCGTCATCATCGGCACCGGCATCTTCGTCCTGACCGGCACCGTCGCCAAGAACAACGCCGGTCCCGCCGTCGCCCTGGCCTTCGTCGCGGCCGGGGTGGCCTGCGCGCTCGCCGCGCTCTGCTACGCCGAGTTCGCCTCGACCGTGCCGGTGGCCGGCTCGGCGTACACCTTCTCGTACGCCTCCCTGGGAGAGCTCCCCGCCTGGATCATCGGCTGGGACCTGGTCCTGGAGTTCGCGCTCGGCACGGCGGTGGTGGCCGTCGGCTGGTCCGGGTACATCGCCTCGCTGCTCGACAACGCGGGCTGGCATCTGCCGGCAGCGCTCAGCGGCAGAGAGGGAGCCGACGGCTTCGGCTTCGACATCCTCGCCGCCGCCCTCGTCCTGGTGCTGACGGTCATTCTCGTGGTCGGCACGAAGCTCTCCGCGCGGGTCACCACCGTCGTGGTCGCCATCAAGGTGACCGTCGTCCTGACCGTGATCATCGCGGGTGCCTTCTTCATCAGCGGCGACAACTACGACCCGTTCATCCCCAAGGCGCAGACCGTCGACGCGGGCGGCGGTCTCGATGCCCCGCTCATCCAGCTGATGTTCGGCTGGGCGCCGTCCAACTTCGGCGTGATGGGCATCTTCACCGCCGCCTCCGTCGTCTTCTTCGCGTTCATCGGCTTCGACGTCGTCGCCACGGCGGCCGAGGAGACCAAGAACCCGCAGCGTGACATGCCCCGCGGCATCATCGGCTCCCTCATCATCTGCACCGTCCTGTACGTCGCCGTGTCGATCGTCGTCACCGGGATGCAGCACTACACCAAACTGTCGGTCAGCGCCCCGCTCGCCGACGCCTTCAAGGCCACCGGGCACCCCTGGTTCGCGGGCTTCATCAGCTTCGGCGCCGCCGTCGGCCTGACGACCGTCTGCATGATCCTGCTCCTCGGCCAGACCCGGGTCTTCTTCGCGATGAGCCGCGACGGACTGCTGCCGCGCTTCTTCTCCCATGTCCACCCGCGCTTCAAGACCCCGCACCGGCCGACGATCCTGCTGGGCGTCCTCATCGCGATCCTGGCCGGCTTCACCAGCCTCAGCGAACTCGCCGAGCTGGTGAACATCGGCACCCTCTTCGCCTTCGTGGTCGTCGCCATCGGCGTGATCATCCTGCGCAGGTCCCGCCCCGACCTGCCCCGCTCCTTCCGGACCCCGTGGGTGCCGTTCCTCCCGATCCTGTCGGTGTGCGCCTCGCTGTGGCTGATGCTCAACCTGCCCGCCGAGACCTGGCTGCGGTTCGGCATCTGGATGGTCGTCGGGTTCGTCGTGTACTTCCTCTACGGCCGCTCGCACAGCCTTCTCGGACGGCGCGAGGCGACATCCGCCGACGGGGCCCTCAAGCCGGGCCGCGACGACACGGTGTGA
- a CDS encoding NTP pyrophosphohydrolase: MDDNAALLVIVDAANVVGSVPDGWWRDRRGAAERLRDRLAADGLPGCEGAQEIVLVVEGAARGVEPVPGVRVEAAPGSGDDRIVELVAGSVGRSRLVVTADRELRRRVTELGADVTGPRSVRD, encoded by the coding sequence ATGGACGACAACGCCGCGCTGCTCGTGATCGTCGACGCCGCGAATGTCGTCGGGTCGGTGCCCGACGGGTGGTGGCGGGACCGGCGCGGGGCCGCGGAGCGTCTGCGCGACCGGCTGGCCGCGGACGGGCTGCCCGGGTGCGAGGGGGCCCAGGAGATCGTTCTCGTCGTGGAGGGCGCGGCCCGCGGGGTGGAGCCGGTGCCCGGCGTACGGGTGGAGGCGGCGCCCGGCAGCGGGGACGACCGTATCGTCGAGCTGGTGGCCGGGTCCGTGGGACGCTCCCGCCTGGTCGTCACGGCCGACCGCGAGCTGCGCCGCCGGGTGACGGAGCTGGGCGCGGACGTGACGGGCCCGCGCTCCGTACGCGACTGA
- a CDS encoding 3-hydroxyacyl-CoA dehydrogenase NAD-binding domain-containing protein, which yields MSTTELLKGAAELFPDEVVTQAHVRHLDLPFGAGRFALITLDNGFDHTKPTTFGPQSLANLDSAIDQVEKEAAAGEIVGIGVTGKPFIFAVGADLKGVELLKEHKDALAIGKGGHEVFKRLSGLAVPTFAYYNGAAMGGGVEVGLHCAYRTVSKALPAFSLPEVFLGLVPGWGGCTLLPNLIGADKAVSVIIENSLNQNKQLKGQQVFDLGIADAIFEGADFLEQSLIWTANVLKGDVEVERPVIDRGEAWDQAVARGRFVADSKVHGAAPAAYRALDIIAAAKNGDLQQGYDAEDVALADLIMGGELRAGIYAFNLVQKRGKRPAGAPDKSLARPVTKVGVVGAGLMASQLALLFLRRLEVPVVLTDIDQERVDKGVGYVHAEIEKLLGKGRINQDKANRLKALVTGVLDKAEGFADADFVIEAVFEEIGVKQQVFAEVEAVAPAHAIFATNTSSLSVSEMASKLKNPERVVGFHFFNPVAILPLLEIVRGEQTDDASLATAFAVAKKLKKTAVLVKDAPAFVVNRILTRFMGEVQNVIDEGTPVEVAEKAVEPLGLPMSPLVLLELVGPAIGLHVSETLNRAFPDRFTVSPNLAAVVKAGKRGFYVYDSGKPELDPEVSALLEQGDTVLTEEQVRARVLDAVAQEIGLMLDEGVVAEAQDIDLCLITGAGWPFHLGGITPYLDREGVSERVNGKKFLAPGVASVPV from the coding sequence GTGAGCACCACCGAACTCCTGAAGGGCGCGGCCGAGCTGTTCCCGGACGAGGTCGTCACCCAGGCGCACGTCCGTCACCTGGACCTGCCGTTCGGCGCCGGGCGCTTCGCCCTGATCACGCTCGACAACGGTTTCGACCACACCAAGCCGACCACCTTCGGCCCGCAGTCCCTCGCGAACCTCGACTCCGCGATCGACCAGGTCGAGAAGGAGGCGGCGGCCGGCGAGATCGTCGGTATCGGCGTCACCGGCAAGCCGTTCATCTTCGCCGTCGGCGCGGACCTCAAGGGCGTCGAGCTCCTCAAGGAGCACAAGGACGCGCTCGCCATCGGCAAGGGCGGCCACGAGGTCTTCAAGCGCCTGTCGGGCCTCGCGGTCCCGACCTTCGCGTACTACAACGGCGCGGCGATGGGCGGCGGCGTCGAGGTCGGTCTGCACTGCGCGTACCGCACCGTTTCGAAGGCGCTTCCCGCGTTTTCCCTGCCCGAGGTCTTCCTCGGCCTGGTGCCCGGCTGGGGCGGCTGCACCCTGCTGCCGAACCTGATCGGCGCCGACAAGGCCGTCTCGGTGATCATCGAGAACAGCCTCAACCAGAACAAGCAGCTCAAGGGCCAGCAGGTCTTCGACCTGGGGATCGCCGACGCGATCTTCGAGGGCGCGGACTTCCTGGAGCAGTCGCTGATCTGGACGGCGAACGTCCTCAAGGGCGACGTCGAGGTCGAGCGCCCGGTGATCGACCGCGGTGAGGCCTGGGACCAGGCCGTCGCGCGCGGCCGGTTCGTCGCGGACAGCAAGGTGCACGGCGCGGCCCCGGCCGCCTACCGCGCCCTCGACATCATCGCCGCCGCCAAGAACGGCGACCTCCAGCAGGGCTACGACGCCGAGGACGTCGCGCTCGCCGACCTGATCATGGGTGGCGAACTGCGCGCCGGTATCTACGCGTTCAACCTGGTGCAGAAGCGCGGCAAGCGCCCGGCCGGCGCCCCGGACAAGTCCCTGGCGCGTCCGGTAACCAAGGTCGGCGTCGTGGGCGCGGGCCTGATGGCCTCGCAGCTCGCGCTGCTGTTCCTGCGCCGTCTCGAGGTGCCGGTCGTGCTGACCGACATCGACCAGGAGCGCGTCGACAAGGGTGTGGGCTACGTCCACGCCGAGATCGAGAAGCTGCTCGGCAAGGGCCGCATCAACCAGGACAAGGCCAACCGCCTCAAGGCCCTGGTGACCGGTGTCCTGGACAAGGCCGAGGGCTTCGCCGACGCGGACTTCGTCATCGAGGCCGTGTTCGAGGAGATCGGCGTCAAGCAGCAGGTGTTCGCGGAGGTCGAGGCGGTCGCCCCGGCGCACGCGATCTTCGCCACGAACACCTCCTCGCTGTCGGTCTCCGAGATGGCGTCGAAGCTGAAGAACCCCGAGCGGGTCGTGGGCTTCCACTTCTTCAACCCGGTCGCGATCCTGCCGCTCCTCGAGATCGTCCGGGGCGAGCAGACCGACGACGCCTCGCTGGCCACCGCCTTCGCCGTCGCCAAGAAGCTGAAGAAGACGGCGGTTCTGGTCAAGGACGCCCCGGCGTTCGTCGTGAACCGCATTCTCACCCGTTTCATGGGCGAGGTGCAGAACGTCATCGACGAGGGCACCCCGGTCGAGGTGGCGGAAAAGGCGGTGGAACCGCTCGGCCTGCCGATGTCCCCGCTGGTGCTCCTCGAGCTGGTCGGTCCGGCCATCGGTCTGCATGTCTCGGAAACCCTCAACCGGGCGTTCCCGGACCGTTTCACGGTCTCCCCGAACCTCGCGGCCGTCGTCAAGGCGGGCAAGCGCGGCTTCTACGTCTACGACAGCGGCAAGCCCGAGCTGGACCCCGAGGTCTCCGCGCTCCTGGAGCAGGGCGACACCGTCCTGACCGAGGAGCAGGTGCGGGCGCGCGTCCTGGACGCGGTGGCGCAGGAGATCGGGCTCATGCTCGACGAGGGTGTCGTCGCCGAGGCGCAGGACATCGACCTCTGCCTGATCACGGGCGCCGGCTGGCCCTTCCACCTGGGCGGCATCACGCCGTACCTGGACCGCGAGGGTGTCTCCGAGCGCGTGAACGGCAAGAAGTTCCTGGCGCCGGGCGTGGCCTCGGTTCCGGTGTAA
- a CDS encoding thiolase family protein, translated as MPRTVRDVVFVDGVRTPFGKAGPKGIYHETRADDLVVKAIRELLRRNPGLDPKKIDEVAIAATTQIGDQGLTIGRTAGILAGLPTSVPGYSIDRMCAGALTAVTAVAGSVAFGAYDIAIAGGVEHMGRHPMGEGVDPNPRFVSEKLVDESALFMGMTAENLHDRYPQITKQRADEYAVRSQEKAAKAYANGKIQADLVPVSVRRTNPDAGETGWGLVTADEPMRPGTTLENLSGLKTPFRVHGRVTAGNAAGLNDGATASLIASEDFARENNLPVKMRLVSYSFAGVEPEVMGYGPIPATEKALAQAGLSISDIGLFEVNEAFAVQVLAFLDHYGIADDDERVNQYGGAIAFGHPLASSGVRLMTQLARQFEEQPNVRYGLTTMCVGFGMGATVIWENPHFESAGGDK; from the coding sequence GTGCCTCGTACCGTCAGGGACGTCGTCTTCGTCGACGGCGTCCGTACCCCGTTCGGCAAGGCGGGCCCGAAGGGCATCTACCACGAGACCCGGGCCGACGACCTCGTCGTGAAGGCGATCCGGGAGCTGCTGCGCCGCAACCCCGGTCTCGACCCGAAGAAGATCGACGAGGTCGCCATCGCCGCGACCACGCAGATCGGTGACCAGGGCCTGACCATCGGCCGTACCGCCGGCATCCTGGCCGGTCTGCCGACCTCCGTGCCCGGCTACTCCATCGACCGCATGTGCGCGGGCGCTCTGACGGCCGTCACCGCGGTCGCCGGCTCCGTCGCCTTCGGCGCCTACGACATCGCCATCGCCGGTGGTGTCGAGCACATGGGCCGCCACCCGATGGGCGAGGGCGTGGACCCCAACCCGCGGTTCGTCAGCGAGAAGCTGGTCGACGAGTCCGCCCTGTTCATGGGCATGACCGCGGAGAACCTGCACGACCGCTACCCGCAGATCACCAAGCAGCGCGCCGACGAGTACGCCGTGCGCTCGCAGGAGAAGGCCGCCAAGGCCTACGCGAACGGCAAGATCCAGGCCGACCTGGTGCCGGTCTCGGTCCGCCGCACCAACCCGGACGCCGGTGAGACGGGCTGGGGCCTGGTCACCGCCGACGAGCCGATGCGCCCGGGAACGACGCTGGAAAACCTTTCCGGTCTCAAGACCCCGTTCCGCGTCCACGGCCGGGTCACGGCCGGTAACGCGGCCGGTCTGAACGACGGCGCAACCGCTTCCCTCATCGCGTCCGAGGACTTCGCCCGCGAGAACAACCTGCCGGTCAAGATGCGCCTCGTCTCGTACTCGTTCGCGGGTGTCGAGCCGGAGGTCATGGGCTACGGCCCGATCCCGGCCACGGAGAAGGCGCTGGCCCAGGCCGGTCTGTCCATCTCCGACATCGGCCTCTTCGAGGTCAACGAGGCCTTCGCCGTCCAGGTCCTGGCCTTCCTCGACCACTACGGCATCGCGGACGACGACGAGCGCGTCAACCAGTACGGCGGCGCGATCGCCTTCGGTCACCCGCTGGCCTCCTCCGGCGTCCGTCTGATGACGCAGCTGGCCCGCCAGTTCGAGGAGCAGCCGAACGTCCGCTACGGCCTGACCACCATGTGCGTCGGCTTCGGCATGGGCGCCACCGTCATCTGGGAGAACCCGCACTTCGAGTCCGCCGGAGGCGACAAGTGA